A region of Flavobacterium album DNA encodes the following proteins:
- the gldA gene encoding gliding motility-associated ABC transporter ATP-binding subunit GldA produces MSIEVKDVSKSYGAQKALDAVSFSVSKGEIVGFLGPNGAGKSTLMKILTTFINADEGTATVNGSDVNEQQRAVQQSVGYLPEHNPLYLDLYVREYLAFNADVYKVKKSRIDEVIALTGLTPEAHKKIGQLSKGYRQRVGLATALLHDPEVLILDEPTTGLDPNQLVEIRDLIKNIGKDKTVFLSTHILQEVEAICDRVIIINHGKIVTDKKLKNLVKDNKKEQVIEVEFDKAVTEAMLQSLPNLAASNNTKGNTWELAFTSDEDMRAVLFDFAQENGLKTLQLTPKNKNLETVFREMTRKK; encoded by the coding sequence ATGTCTATCGAGGTAAAGGATGTTTCTAAAAGCTACGGCGCACAAAAAGCGCTGGATGCTGTTTCATTTTCTGTAAGCAAGGGTGAGATCGTAGGTTTTCTTGGGCCAAACGGCGCGGGAAAATCGACCCTAATGAAAATCCTTACCACCTTTATCAATGCCGATGAGGGTACTGCTACCGTAAATGGCAGCGATGTTAATGAGCAGCAAAGAGCAGTACAGCAGTCAGTAGGCTACCTGCCGGAGCACAACCCCTTGTACCTCGACCTGTATGTCAGGGAATATCTTGCTTTTAATGCCGATGTGTATAAAGTAAAAAAATCACGCATAGACGAAGTGATAGCGCTTACCGGCCTTACTCCCGAAGCCCACAAAAAGATAGGCCAGCTGTCCAAAGGGTATCGCCAGCGTGTGGGGCTTGCCACTGCACTGCTTCACGATCCTGAGGTACTCATACTCGATGAGCCCACTACCGGCCTCGATCCCAACCAGCTTGTGGAGATACGCGACCTTATAAAGAATATTGGCAAGGACAAAACGGTATTTCTTTCCACGCACATTTTGCAGGAGGTGGAAGCGATATGCGACCGGGTAATCATCATTAACCACGGAAAGATCGTGACCGACAAGAAGCTGAAAAACCTCGTGAAAGACAATAAGAAGGAACAGGTGATCGAAGTAGAGTTCGACAAGGCGGTAACCGAAGCCATGCTGCAATCACTCCCCAACCTGGCAGCTTCCAACAATACAAAAGGCAATACCTGGGAACTTGCCTTTACATCAGATGAGGATATGCGTGCGGTATTGTTCGATTTCGCACAGGAAAACGGATTAAAGACCTTGCAGCTGACACCGAAGAACAAAAATTTGGAAACGGTGTTCAGGGAAATGACGAGGAAGAAATAG
- a CDS encoding nucleotide pyrophosphohydrolase — MNIQNAQLDVDNWIKEHGVRYFNELTNMAQLTEEVGEVARIIARRYGEQSEKESDKNKDLGEELADVVFVVLCLANQTGVNLQEAFDKKMDLKSKRDHDRHHNNEKLK, encoded by the coding sequence ATGAACATACAGAACGCACAACTTGATGTAGACAACTGGATAAAAGAGCACGGTGTCCGTTATTTTAATGAGCTGACTAACATGGCACAGCTGACCGAAGAAGTGGGCGAAGTAGCGCGCATTATTGCACGCCGCTATGGGGAACAGAGCGAGAAGGAAAGCGATAAAAACAAAGACTTGGGCGAAGAGCTTGCCGATGTGGTTTTTGTAGTGCTTTGCCTGGCCAACCAGACCGGTGTGAACCTTCAGGAGGCTTTCGATAAAAAGATGGACCTCAAATCCAAACGTGACCACGACCGTCACCATAATAACGAGAAGCTGAAGTAA
- the dtd gene encoding D-aminoacyl-tRNA deacylase yields MRAVIQRVSEASVTISGNKVADIGIGLLILVGIEEADTQEDIDWLAAKIVKLRIFADENGVMNLPIQEINGDVIVVSQFTLHAATKKGNRPSYIKAARPEVAIPLYKAFVLQIEKELGKKVQTGEFGADMKVALLNDGPVTIIIDTKNRE; encoded by the coding sequence ATGAGGGCTGTTATCCAACGCGTCAGTGAGGCATCGGTAACCATATCCGGTAATAAGGTTGCTGATATTGGCATCGGCCTTCTTATACTCGTTGGGATTGAGGAAGCGGACACGCAGGAAGATATTGACTGGCTGGCTGCGAAAATAGTAAAGCTCAGGATATTTGCCGATGAAAATGGCGTAATGAACCTCCCCATACAGGAAATTAATGGCGATGTTATCGTGGTAAGCCAGTTTACGCTGCATGCCGCTACCAAAAAAGGCAACCGCCCCTCCTACATAAAAGCCGCGCGCCCCGAGGTTGCCATACCGCTGTATAAAGCATTTGTCCTGCAAATAGAAAAAGAGCTTGGCAAAAAGGTGCAGACAGGCGAATTTGGCGCCGATATGAAAGTTGCCCTTCTCAACGATGGCCCTGTGACGATAATTATCGACACCAAAAACAGGGAGTAA
- a CDS encoding bifunctional 3-deoxy-7-phosphoheptulonate synthase/chorismate mutase type II, with protein sequence MENNTGMRQWLDDFKLSHPLVIAGPCSAETEEQVLDIARQLKDSDVSIYRAGIWKPRTRPGGFEGVGAIGLGWLQKAKAETGLLMAVEVANATHVKLALENDIDVLWIGARTTVNPFAVQEIADALVNTDKIVLVKNPVNPDLALWLGGVERLYNAGIKKLGVIHRGFSTYEKTKYRNIPEWQLAIELHDRFPDLPIICDPSHITGRRDMIQQVSQQALDLNYDGLMIETHNNPDKAWSDAAQQVTPERLKEIMANLKVRNKGAEDSAFNEQIEKLRLRIDEYDSRLIQVLGKRMRIADEIGALKKENNVSVLQGKRWKEVLERMKNEGLPENLGEEFILKLFRAIHQESIVHQEKIINSQHS encoded by the coding sequence ATGGAAAACAACACCGGCATGCGCCAATGGCTGGACGATTTCAAACTATCGCACCCGTTGGTAATAGCAGGGCCGTGCAGTGCCGAGACCGAAGAGCAGGTGCTGGACATCGCAAGGCAATTGAAAGATTCTGACGTAAGCATCTACCGCGCCGGGATATGGAAACCGCGCACACGCCCCGGAGGCTTTGAGGGTGTAGGTGCTATAGGCCTTGGGTGGCTGCAAAAAGCCAAAGCCGAGACAGGGCTCCTGATGGCTGTTGAGGTAGCGAATGCAACCCATGTAAAGCTGGCACTGGAAAATGATATCGATGTGCTGTGGATAGGCGCGCGTACTACTGTAAACCCTTTTGCAGTACAGGAAATTGCCGACGCACTGGTTAATACCGATAAAATTGTGCTTGTAAAGAATCCTGTGAATCCCGATCTGGCGCTTTGGCTGGGAGGCGTGGAACGCCTTTATAATGCCGGCATAAAAAAGCTGGGTGTCATACACAGGGGATTCTCCACCTATGAAAAGACCAAATACCGCAACATACCCGAATGGCAGCTGGCTATAGAGCTGCACGACCGCTTCCCGGACCTGCCCATTATTTGCGACCCTTCGCATATTACCGGCAGGCGCGACATGATCCAGCAGGTATCGCAGCAGGCACTTGACCTAAATTATGACGGGCTGATGATCGAGACGCACAACAATCCGGACAAAGCCTGGAGCGATGCCGCACAGCAGGTAACTCCAGAAAGGCTGAAGGAAATAATGGCAAATCTTAAGGTTCGCAACAAAGGAGCTGAGGACAGCGCCTTTAATGAACAGATTGAAAAACTCAGGCTGCGCATAGATGAATACGACTCCAGGCTGATACAGGTATTAGGCAAAAGGATGCGCATTGCCGATGAGATAGGCGCATTGAAAAAAGAAAATAACGTATCGGTACTACAGGGAAAACGTTGGAAGGAAGTGCTGGAAAGGATGAAAAACGAGGGGCTTCCCGAGAATCTGGGGGAGGAATTTATACTAAAGCTTTTCAGGGCAATTCATCAGGAAAGCATCGTTCACCAGGAGAAAATTATAAATTCCCAACATTCGTAA
- a CDS encoding DUF3857 domain-containing protein, with translation MKLLQLIALFLATGFAAKAQQYELGEVTKAELEEKSHPTDPSAGAAILFSKGKTYMTYSDNGGFDLVTEVEMKIKIYSKDGYEWANKVIPYYSNDNNKESVDISKAATYNLVNGAVKKTKLKSEGEFDEQVNKFWRQKKIVLADVKEGSIVEYKYTVRSPFIETFPAWTFQETIPVNHSEYVTMIPEYFMYNTNFRGFYVPKVAKTTATKSISITSKERTGNYVTKTTFSTDKIEYQEQRVSYVLDRLPAMKEESFVNNVLNYTASIEHELTIVKYPNTQIKSYSTNWEDVVKTIYKYDDFGPELERTGYFDKDIDALLAGVSSPAEKVMAIFFYVKGRMNWNEYVGYSCNSGVKKAYNDKVGNVAEINLMLTAMLRYAGLNANPVLVSTRSNKIALYPNRTAFNYVITAVEIDGKILLLDATSKSAMPNIIPPRAINWTGRLIRKDGTSESIELTPKTNAREVVNISVQLDAEGKIKGKARDQYFDHNAYAFRENFGGVSKESCMEKLEKRYKGIEIQSYNITDDKSLNKPVVEEYDFTHNNICDIIGGKMYINPMLFFTETENPFRQEKREYPIDFVYPHQDKYMINIMVPEGYVVESSPTPVNMAMEDGIGSFKYNIGVNNNQIQIGVMIDINQAIISQDYYATIKDFFQKMIDKQNEKIVLKKA, from the coding sequence ATGAAACTATTACAATTGATCGCACTATTCCTGGCAACAGGATTTGCCGCCAAAGCACAGCAATATGAGCTTGGAGAAGTGACTAAAGCAGAGCTCGAAGAAAAAAGCCACCCTACAGATCCGTCGGCCGGTGCCGCCATCCTGTTCAGTAAAGGGAAAACGTATATGACCTACTCTGACAACGGCGGTTTTGACCTGGTAACTGAAGTGGAGATGAAAATAAAAATCTATTCCAAGGATGGGTACGAATGGGCCAATAAGGTAATACCCTATTACAGTAACGACAACAATAAAGAAAGTGTAGATATATCCAAAGCGGCAACCTACAACCTTGTAAACGGGGCTGTGAAAAAAACCAAGCTGAAGAGCGAGGGCGAATTTGACGAGCAGGTAAACAAGTTCTGGAGGCAGAAAAAAATAGTGCTCGCCGATGTAAAAGAAGGCAGCATTGTAGAATATAAATATACCGTAAGGTCGCCGTTTATTGAGACTTTCCCGGCCTGGACTTTTCAGGAAACTATTCCGGTAAACCACTCAGAGTACGTTACCATGATACCTGAGTACTTTATGTACAACACTAATTTCAGGGGCTTTTATGTACCGAAAGTGGCAAAGACTACCGCCACAAAATCGATTAGTATTACATCAAAAGAAAGGACAGGCAATTATGTGACCAAGACTACTTTCAGCACAGATAAAATAGAATACCAGGAACAGCGCGTTTCATATGTTCTGGACAGGCTTCCTGCCATGAAAGAGGAAAGCTTCGTTAATAACGTGCTTAACTATACAGCCTCTATAGAACACGAGCTTACTATAGTTAAATATCCAAACACCCAGATAAAATCTTATTCCACCAACTGGGAAGATGTGGTAAAGACCATTTATAAATATGACGATTTTGGCCCCGAGCTTGAGAGAACCGGCTATTTTGATAAAGATATCGATGCTTTGCTGGCGGGGGTATCGTCTCCGGCAGAAAAGGTAATGGCCATATTTTTTTATGTAAAGGGAAGGATGAACTGGAACGAGTATGTAGGGTATTCCTGCAATTCGGGTGTAAAAAAGGCTTATAACGATAAGGTGGGCAATGTGGCTGAGATCAACCTGATGCTAACGGCTATGCTGCGTTATGCAGGCCTTAATGCCAATCCGGTACTGGTGAGCACACGCTCGAATAAAATAGCGCTTTATCCTAACAGGACGGCTTTTAATTATGTTATCACAGCCGTTGAAATAGACGGGAAAATATTGCTGCTGGATGCGACTTCAAAATCGGCGATGCCCAACATCATCCCGCCAAGGGCAATTAACTGGACGGGAAGGCTGATACGAAAAGACGGTACCTCGGAGTCGATAGAACTAACACCAAAAACCAACGCCCGTGAAGTTGTCAATATATCGGTGCAGTTGGATGCCGAGGGGAAGATAAAAGGAAAAGCAAGGGATCAGTATTTTGACCATAATGCCTATGCCTTCAGGGAAAACTTTGGAGGTGTAAGCAAGGAAAGCTGCATGGAAAAGCTTGAAAAGCGGTATAAAGGCATCGAAATACAGTCGTACAACATAACCGACGACAAGAGCCTTAACAAGCCTGTAGTAGAAGAATATGATTTTACCCACAATAATATCTGCGACATTATTGGCGGTAAGATGTACATCAACCCGATGCTTTTCTTCACAGAGACAGAAAACCCCTTCAGGCAGGAAAAAAGGGAATACCCTATAGATTTTGTATATCCGCACCAGGACAAATACATGATAAATATTATGGTGCCTGAAGGGTATGTAGTAGAATCTTCTCCGACGCCGGTAAATATGGCAATGGAAGATGGAATAGGCAGCTTTAAATACAATATAGGGGTTAATAATAACCAGATACAAATAGGCGTGATGATAGATATCAACCAGGCCATTATTTCACAGGATTACTATGCGACTATTAAGGATTTTTTCCAGAAAATGATCGACAAACAAAATGAAAAGATTGTGCTTAAAAAAGCATAA
- a CDS encoding DUF3857 domain-containing protein — MILRISVVLLLLLQLNAGAQENLTVAAIPAALTENANAVIRLDQTDITISSRKSMKVKKTRIVTILNDNGLGYIDASEYYDKSTDINSIEAVIYNAFGQQVKKIKKKDFKERAVSEGSIITDSKLISLDYTPVQYPFTIVYTSETETSNTAFIPRWSPVEGPYASVEKAAFTITCNPELGFRYKEYNFESINAEKQEAANSYSVTVKNLPAPKPEDYSPSQDKLRPHVLFGLKKFHLEGVDGEADTWGSLGSWIYNSLLNGTDELTPETQAKIKALVGNETDPLKKAKIVYEYMQGRTRYISIQLGIGGWKPMAAKDVDRLGYGDCKALSNYTRALLKAVGVDSYYTVVYGDRSKRDMREDFVSMQGNHVILGIPDKGKMVWLECTSQSMPFGFQGDFTDDRMVLLVKPDKSELVRTAVYYSKGNTQVSKGSYAITEAGAISGGLVITSKGTQYDTRFVLESKSKEELDEIYKSGFSTINNLKLKKTNLKNNKDNQEFIEDIAIEAENYCSKTGNRMMFAVNAFNQYSHVPQRYRDRKNPFEIARGFYDTDEITINLPQGFTMEAKPENITITDKFGEYTAEYVVVSPTQMLFRRSLLINQGSYDSKEYENYRLFREKIARNDNAKVVLVKNTQ; from the coding sequence ATGATTTTAAGAATTTCCGTGGTGTTGTTGCTTCTGCTTCAACTAAATGCCGGTGCGCAGGAAAATCTCACGGTAGCCGCTATCCCTGCAGCGCTTACGGAAAATGCCAATGCCGTGATAAGGCTGGACCAGACCGATATTACTATCTCCTCCCGCAAGTCGATGAAAGTGAAAAAAACACGGATTGTTACCATCCTGAATGATAACGGGCTTGGCTATATCGATGCGTCGGAATATTATGATAAATCTACCGATATCAATTCCATAGAAGCAGTGATATACAACGCTTTTGGGCAGCAGGTAAAAAAAATTAAGAAAAAAGACTTTAAGGAAAGAGCCGTGTCGGAAGGTTCGATCATAACCGATAGCAAGCTGATTTCGCTGGACTATACGCCTGTACAATATCCTTTTACTATTGTTTACACAAGTGAGACCGAAACATCGAACACAGCATTTATCCCGCGTTGGTCGCCTGTCGAAGGGCCTTATGCATCTGTGGAAAAAGCGGCGTTTACTATAACCTGCAACCCCGAGCTGGGTTTCCGCTACAAGGAATATAATTTCGAAAGCATAAATGCAGAAAAGCAGGAAGCGGCTAACTCCTATTCTGTAACCGTAAAAAACCTGCCGGCGCCCAAGCCGGAAGATTATTCGCCTTCTCAGGATAAGCTGAGGCCACATGTGCTTTTTGGGCTTAAAAAATTCCATCTCGAAGGCGTAGACGGCGAAGCGGACACATGGGGATCGCTGGGGTCCTGGATATACAACAGCCTGCTTAACGGAACCGATGAACTGACCCCGGAAACACAGGCAAAGATAAAGGCGCTTGTAGGCAATGAGACCGACCCGCTAAAAAAAGCTAAGATCGTTTATGAATATATGCAGGGCAGAACACGCTACATCAGCATACAGCTGGGCATTGGCGGATGGAAGCCCATGGCCGCTAAAGATGTGGACAGGCTGGGCTATGGCGACTGCAAAGCGCTGAGCAACTATACCAGGGCATTGCTGAAAGCTGTAGGAGTAGATTCTTACTATACGGTAGTGTATGGCGACAGGAGCAAGCGCGACATGCGGGAAGATTTTGTGAGCATGCAGGGTAACCACGTGATATTGGGCATACCGGATAAAGGGAAAATGGTATGGTTGGAATGTACCAGCCAGTCGATGCCCTTTGGATTTCAGGGCGACTTTACCGATGACAGAATGGTGCTACTGGTAAAGCCCGATAAAAGCGAGCTGGTAAGGACAGCGGTATATTACAGTAAAGGAAATACCCAGGTATCTAAAGGCAGCTATGCCATAACGGAGGCCGGTGCTATCAGCGGTGGTTTGGTCATCACTTCGAAAGGGACGCAATACGATACCAGGTTTGTACTCGAGTCGAAATCGAAAGAGGAGCTGGACGAGATATACAAGTCGGGCTTCAGTACCATCAATAACCTGAAGCTTAAAAAAACGAACCTAAAGAATAATAAGGACAATCAGGAATTTATAGAAGACATTGCCATTGAGGCCGAGAACTATTGCAGCAAAACCGGTAACAGGATGATGTTTGCAGTAAATGCCTTCAACCAGTATTCGCATGTGCCGCAACGGTACCGCGACAGGAAAAACCCATTTGAAATAGCGAGGGGCTTTTATGATACGGACGAGATAACCATAAACCTGCCACAAGGCTTTACCATGGAAGCAAAACCGGAAAATATAACTATAACCGATAAATTCGGTGAGTATACCGCCGAATATGTAGTGGTAAGTCCAACCCAGATGCTCTTCAGGCGCTCGCTGCTTATCAACCAAGGCTCTTATGACAGCAAAGAGTATGAGAACTACAGGCTATTCCGCGAAAAAATAGCCCGCAATGACAATGCGAAAGTAGTGTTGGTAAAAAACACTCAGTAA
- the rsgA gene encoding ribosome small subunit-dependent GTPase A yields MTGLVYKSTGSWYTVKTEEGEVYECRIKGKFRIKGIKSTNPVAVGDIVDFDLDETSDATTGVIINIHERKNYIVRKSVNLSKQVHIIASNIDKVFLLVTINNPPTTTSFIDRFLVTAEAYGIEAVLVFNKIDTFDDAMLDEQLFLQFVYDRIGYKCLRVSSTQNKGIDKLKEEMTGNVSMFSGHSGVGKSTLVNALQPSLNLKTKQISEQHSQGQHTTTFAEMFDLDFGAKIIDTPGIRGFGIVDMEKEEIGDYFPEFFALKDQCKFNNCLHKEEPYCAVKDALENDEIAWSRYRSYLQMLEGEDEHYRTDIYADGKNNDNGVEE; encoded by the coding sequence ATGACAGGATTGGTTTATAAATCTACAGGAAGCTGGTACACCGTAAAAACGGAGGAGGGCGAAGTGTACGAATGCCGCATTAAGGGGAAATTCCGCATAAAAGGCATTAAGAGCACCAACCCTGTTGCCGTGGGAGATATCGTGGATTTTGACCTTGATGAAACTTCTGATGCTACTACGGGTGTTATCATCAACATCCATGAGCGCAAGAATTATATCGTTCGTAAGTCGGTAAACCTTTCAAAACAGGTGCACATCATAGCATCCAACATCGATAAGGTTTTCCTTTTGGTCACTATCAACAACCCGCCAACTACAACAAGCTTTATTGACCGTTTTTTAGTAACTGCCGAAGCTTACGGGATCGAGGCAGTGCTTGTATTCAACAAAATAGATACGTTTGACGATGCCATGCTGGACGAGCAGCTGTTCCTGCAATTTGTATACGACAGGATTGGCTACAAATGCCTTAGGGTTTCATCCACACAAAACAAAGGGATAGATAAGCTAAAGGAAGAAATGACTGGCAATGTGAGCATGTTCTCAGGACATTCAGGCGTTGGTAAATCAACACTGGTCAATGCGCTCCAGCCTTCTTTGAATTTAAAGACAAAGCAGATAAGCGAGCAGCACAGCCAGGGGCAGCACACTACTACGTTTGCCGAAATGTTCGACCTTGATTTTGGTGCCAAGATAATCGACACTCCGGGCATCAGGGGCTTTGGCATTGTAGATATGGAAAAGGAGGAAATAGGCGATTATTTCCCCGAATTCTTTGCCCTGAAAGACCAATGCAAGTTCAACAACTGTCTGCACAAGGAAGAACCATATTGCGCCGTAAAGGACGCCCTTGAAAACGACGAAATAGCATGGTCGCGTTACCGCAGCTACCTCCAGATGCTGGAAGGTGAGGACGAACACTACCGCACGGATATTTATGCTGATGGTAAAAACAACGATAACGGAGTCGAAGAATAA
- a CDS encoding DUF3857 domain-containing protein, producing MKKMQFVLLLLACFLANGQEFKLGKVSRAELQQKFHPADTAAPAAILYKKGRTYFMLDMDGYWSMVTEVECRIKIYKKEGYDYATDKLTYYTGGKALKVYYSDAYTYNLVDGKIEKTKLKGDGEFKDKVEENYSQKTITMPNVKEGSVIEYKYTIITPYFTVFRDWYFQYDIPANYVSYEIAIPQYFTYNRFLSGYLKPEQSETKVRLGSGGRFNEAVVTFTAKDVKAIRDEDYVNNIRNYTSILMHELASTSFPSGKEDYATDWASVTKRIYDDQDFGRELGYTSYFKEDLPLLIAGAATQADKINAIFNYVKKRMNWNGEANYYCEKGVKKAYEDKVGNAAEINLMLTAMLREAGITANPVLVSTRSNGVAMFPNRAAYNYVITAVENGKDIILLDATSKNTTSNIIPLRALNWVGRMIRKDGTSLEIELTPKMNSRDIVNISAAVTADGNISGKARVQHNDYNAYIFREKYAGTTTESYSAQIEKRHPGIEISGYNVENEKDATKPVVEEYSFAHGAISDLIGDKIYISPLLFFTENQTPFKKETREYPVDFAFPYQDKYLINITIPEGYTVESLPKSIALSMEENIGTFKYNIAAKGNVIQIGIVLDINFASISQDYYPTLRDFFQKMTDKQNEKIVLKKA from the coding sequence ATGAAGAAAATGCAATTTGTACTGCTGTTGCTTGCCTGTTTTTTGGCGAACGGCCAGGAATTTAAATTAGGTAAAGTGAGCCGGGCGGAACTCCAGCAGAAGTTCCATCCGGCCGATACGGCAGCACCCGCCGCCATTTTGTATAAGAAGGGCCGTACCTATTTTATGCTGGATATGGACGGCTACTGGTCTATGGTCACCGAAGTGGAGTGCCGCATCAAGATATACAAGAAAGAAGGATATGATTATGCCACCGATAAGCTTACTTATTACACAGGAGGAAAAGCATTGAAGGTCTATTATTCGGATGCATATACCTACAACCTTGTTGATGGCAAGATCGAAAAGACGAAGCTAAAGGGCGATGGCGAGTTTAAGGACAAAGTAGAGGAGAATTACAGCCAGAAGACCATAACCATGCCCAACGTTAAGGAGGGCAGTGTCATCGAGTATAAATACACGATCATAACACCTTATTTTACGGTTTTTAGGGACTGGTATTTTCAGTATGACATTCCTGCCAATTATGTTTCTTATGAAATAGCGATACCGCAATATTTTACCTACAACCGTTTCCTTTCAGGGTACCTAAAGCCGGAGCAGTCGGAAACTAAGGTGAGGTTAGGCAGCGGCGGCAGGTTCAATGAGGCAGTGGTGACCTTTACCGCAAAGGACGTAAAAGCGATCAGGGATGAAGACTATGTGAACAACATAAGAAATTACACCTCGATCCTGATGCATGAACTTGCATCGACTAGCTTTCCGTCGGGCAAGGAAGACTATGCCACCGATTGGGCCTCTGTTACAAAGCGGATATACGACGATCAGGATTTTGGGCGTGAACTCGGTTATACATCTTATTTTAAAGAAGATCTTCCTCTTTTAATAGCGGGGGCTGCAACACAGGCAGATAAGATAAATGCCATCTTCAACTATGTGAAAAAGCGCATGAACTGGAATGGTGAGGCAAACTATTACTGCGAAAAAGGAGTAAAGAAAGCCTATGAAGATAAAGTAGGCAATGCAGCCGAGATCAACCTGATGCTTACGGCAATGCTCCGCGAGGCAGGCATTACGGCAAACCCGGTTCTCGTAAGCACACGGTCGAACGGCGTTGCGATGTTCCCCAACAGGGCAGCTTATAACTATGTAATCACTGCGGTGGAGAACGGCAAGGATATTATTTTGCTCGATGCCACAAGCAAAAATACCACCTCCAATATTATTCCTTTAAGGGCGCTGAACTGGGTAGGCAGGATGATACGTAAAGACGGTACCAGCCTCGAAATAGAGCTTACGCCAAAAATGAATTCCAGGGATATTGTGAATATATCGGCTGCTGTGACGGCAGACGGCAATATATCGGGCAAGGCGAGGGTGCAGCACAATGACTACAATGCCTATATTTTTAGGGAAAAGTATGCAGGGACAACTACAGAAAGCTATTCGGCGCAAATTGAAAAGCGCCATCCCGGGATAGAGATAAGCGGGTACAATGTGGAGAACGAAAAGGATGCTACAAAACCCGTAGTTGAGGAATATTCCTTTGCGCATGGCGCGATCAGCGATTTGATCGGTGACAAAATATATATCAGCCCATTGCTGTTTTTTACTGAAAATCAGACTCCTTTTAAGAAAGAGACCCGCGAGTACCCGGTAGATTTTGCCTTTCCGTACCAGGACAAATACCTGATCAATATTACGATACCTGAGGGATATACAGTGGAATCGCTCCCGAAATCGATAGCCTTGTCAATGGAAGAGAATATCGGTACATTTAAATACAACATTGCTGCTAAAGGGAATGTGATACAGATAGGGATAGTACTCGATATCAATTTTGCCAGTATTTCGCAGGATTACTACCCGACATTGAGGGACTTTTTCCAAAAAATGACCGACAAGCAAAACGAAAAGATAGTACTTAAAAAGGCATAA
- a CDS encoding head GIN domain-containing protein, with product MASVSCNSDLAPECFTAMGDEITYDVAVGEFSSIHISPGIELVITQGPEQKVTVETGENIRQYISVAIKGSELWLENANNCNWVHTYKTTTVYVTTPNLEKIYSASQFAVKSDGVLAFPSLSLQSGLFSETASGTFELELNSTNVTIEDDQSAYYVLTGAVENLTVNFYSGDARCDGSGLTLQNLQVFHRSSNDIIAEVQQKVTGTIYSTGNLVLKNHPPIVEVNRVYSGRVVYE from the coding sequence GGCATCCGTTTCCTGCAACAGCGACCTTGCGCCCGAATGCTTCACCGCTATGGGTGATGAGATTACCTATGATGTAGCCGTAGGGGAGTTCAGCAGTATCCATATCTCGCCGGGTATCGAGCTCGTGATAACTCAGGGGCCGGAACAGAAGGTAACTGTAGAAACAGGAGAGAATATCCGGCAATATATTTCGGTAGCGATAAAAGGCAGTGAGCTATGGCTCGAAAATGCCAATAACTGCAACTGGGTACATACATACAAAACCACAACGGTATATGTGACCACGCCCAATTTGGAAAAGATCTATTCGGCATCGCAGTTTGCAGTAAAGTCGGATGGCGTCCTGGCATTCCCAAGCCTGAGCCTGCAGTCGGGGCTGTTCAGCGAAACCGCATCGGGGACTTTTGAATTAGAGCTAAACAGTACAAATGTTACTATAGAAGATGACCAGTCAGCCTATTATGTACTTACCGGAGCAGTAGAAAACCTGACGGTAAACTTCTATTCGGGCGATGCACGGTGCGATGGCAGCGGCCTTACATTGCAAAACCTGCAGGTCTTCCACAGGAGCTCCAACGACATCATTGCCGAAGTACAGCAAAAAGTAACAGGCACGATCTATTCTACAGGCAATTTAGTGCTGAAAAACCATCCGCCAATTGTTGAGGTGAATAGGGTGTATAGCGGCCGGGTGGTGTATGAGTGA